DNA from Daucus carota subsp. sativus chromosome 1, DH1 v3.0, whole genome shotgun sequence:
TGCCTTTTACTTTTCCAGGAAATAGGAGAAGAGCCAAGCAAGATACAAAAGCCAGTTGTAGACCAGCGTGTAGTAGGGCAACTAGCCCAGTCACTATCACAGAATGCTTGTAGTTGAACTGCAGAAGATGCAGCCAGCAAAATACCCTGCTGTGATGTGCCACGTAGATAACGAAGCAGTTTTTTAGCTGCCTGCATATGTGTAGTAGTGGGCTGATGCATAAACTGACTGAGCACATGTACAACAAATGTTATATCCGGTCGAGTGACCGTCAGGTATATCAACTTTCCCATCATACGCTGATACTCACTTGGATTCTGCAGTGGATCACCAGTGTGTGGTGTAAGCTTCAAATGACAGTCTAATGGCACCTTAAATGATGAAGCTATGTCCATATGAAATTCTTTTAACAAGTCCATGATATATTTGTGTTGTGACACAAAGAACCCAGCTGAACTTCTTGCAATCTCTAAACCAAGGAAGTAGTTGACGGGCCCCAAATCCTTCATATGAAATGTTTGAGACAACATATGCTTGAGGTTATCAATTGCAGACTCACTGTCACCAGCAATGAGCAAGTCATCTACATATATCAGAATAAGAGTAGTAGAGGACTCTATGATCTTAGTGAACAGACTAGCATCACTCTGAGATGGACTGAAACCCAGTGAAATGAGTGTATCTGACAACTTCTTAAACCACTGTCGTGGTGCCTGTCTTAAACCATACAGACTCTTAAGCAACTTACACACCCATTTAGCATTTGTTTTTGCTGCTAAAACATGCTGTTGTCCAGTTGTTATTCTGCTACCAAGTGAAGTGTAGCCCAGAGGTAACGACATATACACATCTTCATCAAGATCGCCATACAAGAAAGCGTTTGTCACATCCATTTGAACAGTGGTCCAATCATACACAACAGCAATAGCTAGTAAAGCACGAACAGTAGACATTTTTGCCACCGGGGCAAATGTCTCTTCATAATCCACCCCGTATTGTTGTTTACATCCAAGCACTGCCAACCTGCTTTTATAACGTTCAATGCTTCCGTCAGGtttgaattttgttttgaaCAGCCATTGACTCCCTATTGCTTTCTTATTTGGAGGCATCTCGACAATTTCCCAAGTGCCATTGCGTTCTAAAGCATCCAGCTCAAGGTTCATTGCTGCAACCCAATGGTCATGATGCACTGTTTGGGAAAAGAATTTGGGATCTGCAACATGAGAGATTGTAGCTTGAAAGCAATGAAACTCAGAAGAAACTTCACAAATAGCAGACTGAACAATGTTTGCTGCTTTGCTTGTTACAGATGAAGTGTACTCCTGTAACCAAGATGGAAGCTTAGTGTTTCTCTAAGACCGacgtggtggtggtggtgaagTTGTATCAGGCTGTGAAGCACTATTAGCAGGAGTGGTGTTATGTGATGTTATGTTGTTAGTTGGAGGTGGATGTACAGCAACAAAATCATCCACATCAACATACACAGGAGAAGGAGGCGGAATGAAAACCGGCAGAGGATTCATGTATGGTTTTGAGTCTGCAGAATTGAAAGGAAACAAATCCTCATGAAACTCTGCATCTCTGGAGACAAACGTAGTATTGCTGAGAAGATTGAGAAATTTATATCCTTTTTTCAACCTAGGATAACCGAGAAACACACATGGTACAGCTTTTGGTGCAAATTTATCAGTTGTAGGTTCAGGAGTTGCCACCATGGCCAAGCAACCAAACACTCTAAGGCCAGTGTAATCAACCTCTTCTTCAAACAACAATTCATAAGGAATCTTGTTATGTAGTGCAGCTGTTGGTAATCGATTCATTATGTAGACGGCTACCATCACACAATCACCCCAGTACACTAAAGACAATCCGGACTGAAATCTCAAGGCTCTAGATAGCGCAAGAATTTGACGATGCTTACGCTCTACTCGAGAGTTTTGTTGTGGTCTGTACGGACAAGAAGTCTGATGAACTATGCCATGTTTCTTATAGAATGCAACAACATGAGCATCAGAAAACTCAAGAGCATTATCTGAGCGCAAAGTCTTAACAGAAGATTTAAAATGATTGGCAATGTATTGCTGGAAAGTGACAAATCTCTCCAAGAAATTAGACTtgtgttttaacaaaaaaaatccaaGTCATACGAGTATGATCATCTACCAGTGTAAGGAAGTAACAAAAATTACCCCTTGTGCGCACTTTGTAAGGACCCCATGTATCAAGATGGACAAGATCAAATGGCTTAGAAGCATGACTTGTACTCTGGTGATATGGAAGCTTAGTGAATTTAGCAAGAGGACAAGTAATACATACTTGAGCAGCAGAGTCAGTAGATAAATGCTTGAATTTGGGCATGTTTTGCATAATAGTTTTTGAGACATGTCCAAGACGCTTATGCCAAAGAGAGAAGTCAAacaacaacatttgacctgCTCTGTAATGGATCAACAAAACAATACAATCCATTATCAATAACACCAGTAGCCAAGATGCTATTGCCAACATTTGATAAAATGATACACTTAGTTGGTGTGAAAGTAGCATAACATCCATTATCTTGAGCTAGCTTCCGAATAGAGAGCAAATTATGATTAAATGTTGGTACATAAAGTACATTTTTCAAGAGCAAGCCATTTTGCAGAGTCAAATTGCCAATGTGAGTGATGGCTGCCACACCACCATTAGGTAGATTGATCACACTATTCGAAGGAGCCTGCTTAACATCAACAAGACCATCCAGGAAGGTAGTCATATGGTCTTTTGCACCTGTATCTACTATCCACTTGTGAACATCAGTGGTAGCAGAAGTCAAGCAACAGGTGACCATGCCAGAAAATGACtcatcaagctcatcatctGTATCAATATGAGGAATCAGTTTTAATAATTGCTGCAGTTGTTGAGAAGTCAAAACCACATTATCCAAGGTATCAGTAGCTGCAAATTGAGCAGTGTTACTCATACATTTGTTGCCAGACCATTTAGGATGAGTAGATTGCTGCGTGGAGAGAGGTTTAGCACTAGTTTTAGACTTGTGCTTATCATGCCACTTAGGATAACCGATTTTCATCCAGCATCAATCAGATGTGTGACCTTTTTTGTGGCATACAGTACACTCAAACACCTTCCCTGGACCTATAGTTCCTTGACTAAACATAGCAGCACAGTCAAGATCAGAAGAATTCTCATTATATAACACTTCTCGTTGAGATTCTTCTTGCTGAATCGCAGCACAAGCAACTTCAACAGTTGGAAGAGGCATCGTCATCAGTAATTGACTACGCTGAGATGCATAGACCTCATTCAAATCGTTTAGAAATTGAAACAACTTAGCTTCATCACGCAGAGTATCAATTTTCCTTAACAACACCTCAACATCAGGTGTGATGACGGCGACAGCAGGCAACACATTTAGACACTCAATTTCATCCCAAATGCAAGTTAATTTCGTATAATACTCGGCAATTGTTAACTGATTttgcttcaattcaaacaaATCCTTATTTAATTTGTACTTTCTCGAGCCATTAGTGAGCATAAAACGTTTTTCCAAAACAGTCCAAATCTCAGCAGCAGAAGTAACATACAGGATTCAGTTACGTATTGATTCAGAAACATTATTGTGAAGTCAGGATATTACCAAATTATTGCAAGTATCCCACTGAGTAGCATCAACAAGATCCGTTGTGCTTCTCAAAACGCTTCTAGTCACAAACCCTAACTTGCGCTTTGCAGCAAGTTGAATCTCAAAAGACCGCTTCCATGAACGAAAAATCACTCGCACCTTGAAGCTTTGAGACGATAATAGATGTAGGTCCATCCGAAGGATGGAGAAACAAAGGATTCTGTAAATCACTAAATGTGAATCGAGCACCAGCAGCCATAAAAATGAAGCTCGAAGAACACACTCGATCGTGAAACAACTCTCAGCGATCACAAATTAACAAGAGAATGAAAACTCTCCACTCAATCTGCATATACaatgctctgataccatgttgacaAACTTAAGCTGTATATGCTCACGAAATGTAGAAGACAATGCAGAGAGAAAAACAATTGTTTCAGTTATGCAAAACTTGCAGAGAAAGACAAGCACAGAGTCTGTTATATACAAGCACATCCTAACAAACTTTCAGTTGTGAACAATATTGACCATATGACCCttagatatatatatgaatatatcctTCAACATACAGCATTTTCTGTTAGATTTATGATACATTGGAACAACACCCACAATTATATCAcaatttgtttttgaaatattCAACTTCATTAGTTTATATCATTTATAAACATATGAATTAAAAGATgaatgataaatattattttgattttaatttctaatGAGGTTTACTCCCTGTTTTGAATTTTGGGTTCGGTTTAGTCGTGCCCGCCGAATTTAATCCCcgattatatatgtatttgagcTGGAACAAATCATACCATGGACTGCTAAATCTGATAACTTCTGAAGAGCTTCAGGTAAATTACATGCATGCAAATGCAATCCATCCATGCATggctttatatataattaataattaattatattttgaacgTTTATCTTGCAAGAACATTACATCTATTCTGTTTTTGCTTCGGGCTGAACTTACAATTGtgttggaaatataaattttagctCCATCGCTGCTTACCACATGAACAAGTGATTGAAAATTCGAGTCCTCAGAAAACGCCAGGCTGTGTTAGAGCCTTACTAAAAGCAAAATACCTAAATTTATGGTTTATTCCTTCTATTAACTTGTACACAAAGTCAGAAACAAGCGAAATGGCCGTGTAAATTTAATTGCAAGATAAAACACCCTTCTTGTTTCAAGTGTTTTTGCAGATTCTGAATTTGTAGTTTATTGATAATTTCTTTGTTCTATTAAATAGCCGTGTGGATTTAATGGACACTCTCTTTGTTTCCAGTGCTTTTGGTGATTCTGAATTTATAGTTATTGATGGTTTATTCACTATTTTAACTTGTGCGTAAAAACAAAATAGCTACCCACGTGATTTTGATGGCAACTGAAACACTGTTCTTGTTTCCAGTGTTGTTGCTGATTTTGAGTTTATAGGTTATTGATGCATCGTTTATTCGTTCTATTAATTTGTACGAAATAGTCTCGTGAATAGAATGGCAAGCTGAAACATTCTTCTTGTTTCCAGTGTTTTTGCTGATTCTgaatttaagattttattaGCTGTCCAAATTGGGGGATTAACTGGTTTTTGGGTGGGAGACTAAGTTTTCAGATAACATGGTAATATTAAGGAAAAGCTAGGCAAGTGAGTGCATATTGAATGCACAAATGGTAATATTGTGCATAAGTAACTGTTTGCTTAGTCTTAAAAGGGTAATATTGGGCGTGTATTATGTTATTCATGTTTAGTCTATTGTTTGTATCAACAAAAGTAAGAATAATTTACCAGGAAAAAATCTATTTGTAATATGATATTCTTGTTGAGAGGTCGTATCTTTAGGCTTATAGTTTGCTCTTGTATAGTTGAACTTAAACAACTGAACTAGTTGCGCTATAAGCCTATAATCCATAACCGCGATTAAGGATCTATCATTAAAAGAAGCTTTATCACAAATGTTGTTTGCAAGGAATATGTCTGGATGGCCCACTGACAAAGCGAATAGATCGCAGAATGGCACCATAAGATGCAGTTGTTCTTGATGGTCACTGCCAGAGAAAGGTCTATTCCTTACCCATGTTTACACTGGCTTACAATAATTGTGCTCACTTCTCAAGTACTATTGCAGATTTATAAAAGCTACTGGAGATATCTATCTGGATCACAATATTCTTTTTACTTTACTACCTACTTTGCCTCTAAAAAGGCCACCAGAGCTATGCAGTCTTCTTATGTTGGGAGCATTATCTCCTAGCTCGAACCAGGTGAGAGGGCGTTCTTTTCTTTCCCACGCATTTTGTTTAGTTTGAGAGAATGAGAGCATGTCTAATCTTAGAGCATGTCCAATGCAATGCTAAAAGTGATGCCATTTctataatatacttttatacTTTTCATAATAAACCATTGGAAACATTAGATTCTACAAAAACTGATCAGTAATtcttatacaaatttttatgttttgtcATGAGAAAAACATTAGATGGGAAAACAAATCGCTTAAATGTAACGTGATTATATGCTGAGGCTGTTCTGTATTCCAAGTTGTTTGTAAGACCTACTTTCCAGCAGTGTTTATAAGTAATTTCTCTGGTTGCCATGTGCTAAAGTGCTTCAAGTGCCACTGCACAAGAGTATCTTCTTTGCACTTTATCTCCATGCCAGTTCGCCAGATATGTTTTCTGACTTCTTACACATTATTCTCCATTTGATCCCTGATTGGTCAAATTATTGAaagatgatatatataaatattaaaagattttaatagataaaCTCTGTTGGACAACTGCAGTCATTGCTTATACATATGACTTTAAACATTTAACAGACCTTGGTGTCTCAGGTTATATGTAAGTTCTTTGTTGAAAATGTCTTGTTGTATTACATAAGTGGTCTCCTATGGATTTCATTTTTTAGTAGAATGCCTAAGGATATGCTACTCTTTGCAAAATTCTGAGGAGTATTGACAGTGTTGTTAAAGGCTAATGGCGCTTCGTGATTAGGCGCAAGATCTGCGATTCAAAAATGTGCGCTTTAGCGTGATTCTGAAAACGTCCAAAAGGCGCTTAAAAGCACTAAAAGGCgctcataaaataaaaagatagtAATACCCCCTGGAAAAGgttaaaagaagaaaaaaccCACTTTAGGGTTTCATCTCTTAAATCTCAGCTTCTCAACTCTTATTCTCTCAACATCAAGTCTACTagttgaagatgatgaagaggaagaagagaatTTGAGGGGCCGAAGATTGAGATTCATAACACTGCAGCTTTCGAAATAGAGAACCTTATTGATTAAGGCTTTATTATTGGCACTTTTATATGCTCTTTGTTATGTTTGAATGTTAAGACTATATTTAGTATTACTTATTTGTTGACTCCGTGAGTAATTGCTTTTTTGGCGAAAAGACGCGCAATTAATGGTGCTTCGCGAGTCGTGCATCAAAAATGGGAATTacgcttttataaaatatgcgCCTTAAACAACACTAAGTATTGATCTCTCGATCCTAACCGCAAATTAGAAGGTTGCCTATTCTCATATTCACTCGTACTGAATCTTgcctaaaaaaaatatattccctccgtcccatttaattctatatgattttttttacacTGCTCaacacgcactttaatgctcttataaagtatagctCTGTAATTTATACTtaggattttctttttctgaataaaaatttagatgtaaaattcttatttagaaaataaaaatcttaaaaataagttacagaactatactttacaggtcattaaagtgcgtgccgcATCCCCTTCCCCCAATTTATACTGCTCTGGGGGACGGAGGGATTAGTAAACTGGGTCTATCTGAGAGACTCTCAGCTGTCTTAATGCTTAATGCTTAGTGATATGTACATTCAAAATCTGAAAGAAGATCTCTTTAGTCGTAAGCTGTTTAAGAAGACTGAACCCTGTTATCTGACAGTATGAAATTATTTTTCCCTATCTCCGGAATTTCGGTTTAACTACTGCATCAAACTCTAATATACTAGACAATTTTATGATGGTTGGTTCATGATTGATATGTTTTTAATACAATTTGGATACATGTGTATGAAACATACACTCCAAATATCAATAATTGCAAGTCTATATCATCACTGAGGTGACATAAGAGTCGAATCATTATATATTTGGTTCGAGAGTTTGAAGCAGTGAATTTTGTAAGCCCAAGGTTTTTCTCCTGTTTTTGATAGTGAGTAGGGAAGAACAGATGTAACTGCAGAGCACTTTTTCCTCATAAATGAGTCTTCAGAATTGTGTAAACTTTAGTGTAGCTCTTATGTTCTTTTAAAGACTGGAGAAAATTAgagaagaattttttttaaatgtcttATCACCCTGTGTTATGTAGGCAGTAACATGTTTCATTATAGTTTCAGAATACTCGTTTGGTTCGTCAGCACCTGGAAAAAATCATATATGAAACAAAACTGATCTTTCAGTATTATTTGGTTCCCATATGTGCTTTCTTTCTCAGCTATGACCTAGgtgttccttttttttttcttgattaaAATGCAGGCTGCATTGGTAAATAATCTTATCTTCATCAGTTCCTCTTAAACTAGGACTAGAACAACAGTGACAGACTTTTTTCACAAGCATACATGCAATCAAGTCTAAGGAGCCATTTTCTTTGAAGAGTATAGACTAGAATGTGTTTAtgcttagtgatttatatggaCTAAACGAGTCAACATTGTGTTTTGTGTGGATCCAAGTGATATTTGGGAAGGCTGAAAACGGCATATTAATTCTTTCACACGTACTCAGTTTAACTCTAAGAAAGTAAAGGTCATGCAAGAAGACACAATGTAAAGTCTTAggataatttgataattttaggGCACCCCTGTATCTAAAGGGGCTTAAAATTTGGGCACTGCAGTGGTTAAAACTTTTGTCTTCGTAACTTTCTATTGTGTGACTACTTAAGTAGCCCTTTCAGGCCCCTTAGTAGCAACAGATTGGCATTCCTAGAAGGACACCAAGTCTGATCTGCAAAAGTATGATTGACTTGTGAACACCGGCAACCTACTTACCTACAGACTCGAGGGAATTGCTTTCCAAATGCGCCTACTTATTGCATAAAAGTACCCCTCGAGTTCCAGATGTTACACTAACCAAAAGTCCAGTTGTTGCAGAAACTGcaatctatatatttattttgtggtGAGTATCCTTGTTAAAGTTTTTACTTTCGAGGACAGATAATGACCAGATGGTACAAAGAAATGAATGCTAATAAATGGATCCTACACTTTATTCTTATAAATATACAACATAATTATGCACATAAAAACCGACCTTAACTGTATACGTTGAGTTGGCCGGCTGAATGGCTAATACAACTCTTCTGAGTTCTAATATCCCACGCCTTTACATGGTGATTCTTGACTCAGatgacagaaaaaaaaaaagttcagtTGTAAGTCCATTTCATGTTCTTGTCCTTTTTAACACTTTATATgacttaaattattatattttgtccACAGACTCAGGTGTGGTCAGAAATATGTTGACTGGATTGTATAAATCAGACTAATATCTCTTGAAACCACTTGCATAACATAAATCCAGTTGATTGATTCTGCAGGACTACTAGAACTGTAACAGAAGGCTTAAAAACACAATCTTATAATTTTGTACAAATATACAATTGAACATTACATTCCTTCCGGGGCCTAACTATGAGGTAACCCGGTTGGCCCCGAGGAATTGATAGCCTAGCTCTTAATATCTTTAAAGAACAATTCTAGTGAGTATATAACCCAGTGAAGTAAGAATTACCCAGCACTTAGGTTTGGAAACTACGCACTACACCCTCAGGTTCCAAAGGTGCGATTCTGATAGTAACGTTTTCTTGGTGCGGGGGGATTGGTTGTGGTGCGCTAGGCATGCTGCAGCCGACTATTTTCTGACATGTCTGAATCAGGCATTGTCTACAAGTAGGGCATGATGAATGGGAATTGAGCCACCTGTCGATGCATCGGATATGAAAACCATGGTTGCACTTGGGCAAAACTTTCACACGCTCGCCAGTAGCAAACTCTGAAAGGCATATTACGCACTCAGCATCTAATCCAGGTAGCTTCAGGTCAGCTGTGTAATTTACTACTGGAAAAGTTTTGAGAGCCTTTTTCTTGATCCCTGTATTTGCTAAACGAGCTGAAGAGCTTTCACTTGATTCAGAGGCTACTAATCTTGAGCACCTCAAGGCACACCTAACTATAGAATTTAATCCTAGTGAACAAATTAAAGCACACAAGAGGACTGAGAGTACCATCACAACATTTGCATCGAAATTATTATCCCCTGGATAAGGTTCTGATGCGACGTGTGCGTTGCCACTCACTGGAGGAGTTGCTGCAGACTGTTGTTGATAAAGAGGGGTTTGTAATAGCAACTTTCTCGagtaaaagttgctttgaaCTTCTTGAAAGACAACTGTTGCAGTGTTTAAAGCAGAAATAGACATGTTGTAGAATGCAAGTGTTTTCGATAGAATACTTAAGAGGTCTATGTATATCAGGGATTATATAGAGGGAAGACTGAATTGCGAATTTTGCTTTTGGGTTTTGAGACTAGAGGcgtatttatataaaaataatcacaAGATTTTGAGAATATTCTGAGGCTTTGAATTTACAGGCAAGTTGAggtatttcttaattttttgcaCCACTGGGTTTGTCCACCAAGTATCTTGTAGTTTAATGCCCTTTCTAATCAATGGGCCCATCCCACTTTCTCCCTGGCATAGAATGCCATCTGGAACTTCCCTTTTGATAAAGCTTATCTCTAATGATGAGGGCCCCCAGCTGCGAATGCCCAAGAGGGAGTAAGGAAGTTTCCCAATATAAGATGACATGGAAGCTCCATTCGCTTTAGTTTCTAGCACTAGTGCGCATTCCTCTAATTTAGTTCTGAATGTCAAGTTTTTGATATATGTTACAAGGTCACAGGGATAACTACTTACTATGTTACTACCTAAGCAACCAATCTTCAACTTGATCTGGAAATTGTTGAATTAGTGATCACATAAACAAAAGACAATAATTCGTGAAGCAtacttatttgtatat
Protein-coding regions in this window:
- the LOC108212992 gene encoding RING-H2 finger protein ATL78 encodes the protein MSISALNTATVVFQEVQSNFYSRKLLLQTPLYQQQSAATPPVSGNAHVASEPYPGDNNFDANVVMVLSVLLCALICSLGLNSIVRCALRCSRLVASESSESSSARLANTGIKKKALKTFPVVNYTADLKLPGLDAECVICLSEFATGERVKVLPKCNHGFHIRCIDRWLNSHSSCPTCRQCLIQTCQKIVGCSMPSAPQPIPPHQENVTIRIAPLEPEGVVRSFQT